The nucleotide sequence TCACTCAGAGCTGGGCTGAAGGTTCTTCTAATTGAGAGGACTTGTTCTTTGTAGTCACCCTATAATTTAATAAGTTTAAACTACCCTCCGCATTGGGAGATCATTCCTGTGACCCTATCACCCCCGGCTCCAAAGCCCATTTTGTCATGGCAATATTCCATTCTCTTCCCTTATAAAATGAAAGAGttactaataaaaatctaataGTGCAGCTTCATACATCAGTCAGCTGTTGCAAACCCAAGCACTGTGGAAAGAAACAGAGGGAAAAGTGATTTTGTAATTAACCCAAACACATTCCTGCTTTTGACAGCTATACCAACAGGCCATTAGACATCTGCTTCTTGTTGTAGTTAAGTAAAACATTTATAATTTTCACAATTGGCTTAGGCTGGTCTCCAGAACTATGAAATAGAAGGTTAATTTACTTAACTCTCAAGCAGGAGTAAAGGTTTCCCCCACAGCCAGATGCCAATTCAAAATTTGTTAGGCCTAATCCAGTGTTCCTTGTACACTGGAACTCCTATGCACATTAAGGTGAGTTCGGAGGTCCAAGAAATGCAATATGGGGGCCTTTGGGGTAACATGGAAGTTTCTTGCAATTATGCAGCACTATTCACCTGGAAGGCACTTAAACTATAAGAACCACCACctccattgaaatgcagccatctctggggcaaAGAGTAGCAACCACAAGGCATagagccagggacagaaactGCATCCTTGCACAGAAACTGCATCCTTTTCTCCTATTATGAAAACAcaatgggatctttaatgtcTACACAGAGCAGACACCACCTCAGTTTAGACCAGTAGGTCATCCTTGCCCCTTCCAGGTCAAAAGCTAGCTTTAGTTTTTTGGTCCCAGACACCCATAATGTCCAGATGACTGGAGCAGTCCAAGCTGACAGCGCCACATACCAGTCATGTTTTCATCCAGTGGCAGGGACACTCCCACATCGCAGATTTTTATCGACTCAAAGTCACCTTTAATGACAACGTTAGAAGACTTGATGTCTCCGTGGAGCAGTTTCTTATCGTTATGCAGATACTGCAAGGCAGAAAAAGGAACAAATAGCATCCCACTCACAGATGAGAAACAACAAACAGAGAAAGAGGCTATTTTAAACAGGTTTGGGCAGTGAAGCATCAtcatattattatttaacattcatACTGCAGAGTCATCTTACAGCTTCAGTTGTGCTAGATCCAACAGTCCCGGCCCCAAAGAATCTACTAATCTAGAAGACATGACATATCAGATGAATGAGACAAACAAGCAGACTTCAACGGAGCGATGCGGATTTACACGAACTGAGAATCTAGACCAAGGTTTTTACATTGCTACTGTGACACTAACAACAATGCAAGAACTATCACTGAAAAGGCTGTTCCATGCAACCTTCCATTTTCATGGcttataactaaggctatgttttagtcacgggtatttttagtaaaagtcacagacaggtcacgggctgtaaacaaaaatttacggcctgtgacctgtccgtgacttttactaaaaatatcagtgaataAAACTTGGCGGGGGCTGCCCAGGGACCCTGCAGGTGGTAGGGGGAGCCCGACACggctgctttttttccccctttcttatgCCTCTCTGTGTACCCCTCCAGTATCTTCAGGACCAAACCCTTCAGCCTCCCGGTCAGATTATCTGCCCATCCCACCTACCCACAACGTCTGCTGGTGCCAGATCTCCTTTATTGGCTGCGAGCATGAGGCTGAGGGTGGACTCTAGCAGCtagcaagaaggaaaagtgaGTGATTTCCAAAGGAATGGAAAAGTGGGAGTAAGCCAGTGGGGGCCagtattaacaaaaacaaagttgTATCACTTATTGGGTTACTTtcattgtaagctgtttggggcagggactatcattttgttccatgtttgtacagcacctcgcacaatgggATTGTGGTCTCTTAGGTCTCAATATCACATTCCATGAAACCAGAGTGGCATCTTAACAAGGAGTTGTGGCATCTGCAAACCATGTGCCAATACTAGTGCAGCATCCTTTGGATTCTCTCAGGTTGAGTTACTGGGAAAATAAAGTAGCACCCCTGTATACAGCTCTGCCATGAAACAGCTAATATCACTAGAAATCATACCTTCAACCCTCTTGCCATGTTCAAGGCAACTTTGAGAATTGTAGCAGCAGGAAAAGGGCCCTGATGTTTTGTATTTCTCTCTTCAATTAAGTCATTGAGAGATTTTTCTCCTCCGTATTCCATAGCAAGGCACATGCTTCCATCGTTGGCCTGAGTAAATGCACGGTATCCTTAAAACAATTAGAGATGTAATCTGTTTTTAGGGGACCAGAAGAGGCAATATCTGCAGAAGAGGCATTTTACGCATATGCTTAGTAGCATAATTTGACAGCAGAGTCTCACTAATTCACAATGATATTTAGGCCACTCATCATTATGGAATTTTGTGAATAAGTAAACAAACAATATCAAAGTGTTCACAGTTATGGCTGTATAACTGTAATGACCACAACTTCTGTGACACCTTTAGCCTGATTGGCACTAGGGTTTCTCCCCAAAAATTCTAACTGGTTTTAACAACAGTTTCaacaaaaccaattttaaaaccatttggaGCCATAATATAGGCCAGGTTTCAAGCAGCCTGGACCATTTGAAGCTGGTTTAGGCCACCTGGAGCCTGCTCTACATTACAACTCCAAcccatttaaaattcaaattagCTGACCTGGGAAAACCAGTTAAGAGTTTTTGGAAAAGTTTTCACAGCACATACCAGCCTTCAGGTTTTTTCACTATAAAACCACAGGCCAAGTTTTCCAGAaatgagtgcccaacttgagacattttaGGGAGAGGtgtctaattttcagaaagtgctgagtgcctCTGCACTGAAATCAGACTCATTTACAGGTTTCAAACTGGACACCTAAAACTTGAGGAACGCAAAAATCACTAACTCCTTTTGACAGTCTTGGCCATGGTATTTGTCACCCTAGCCAATGCTAGCATTTGACTATGTTCAATAGAATGGCGCATgggattttaaaatggtttcagcATTTAATAAATGGTTTAGACTATTTTATTGTAAGTTAAAGAATAATTAGTTGACTTCACACAATTTCCCAGGATAAACTTCCTGATATTAACATATTATGTTCTGTTGTGACTTTGCAAATTACTCCCAAACTAAAAAGATGACACTTGCGTTTTTGCATGATTTTTCCCATTGTATAACAGACAAATAATCGTGTACATGTTCTGTAGTACATTTTGCAAAAGCAAGGAAATCTTCGCAATATGAAACCTCAATACAATGTTCTTGGCCATTGAATTCTTGCTGAGAAGGGAGAACACTCATCATTTGGGGGGATATAAATTGATAAAGTTCTCCTGGAGCACTTATGGTATTTCTAGCAAAAATGaaaacatcttgattttttttaaatgcacagtaAAGAAAAAAGCTAAATCAATTGCTGATTTCAGTGACAAATGTAATAATCCCAGGGATTAATGATATATTACGGTATTAAACAAAACTTCACTGAATATACCTTGGTTTCACAAACTATTACTAACACTGAAAGTCAAGAATTTTTATAGAAGCTGTTTTCAAGAAGTTCTAGACTTTCCATAACTCAGGAACTGGCTTATTTTGCTTACattaattcattttattattattaatgagtGCACAGCACCAAAATTACAGTTAAGAGCTGGACTGAACAAGCTACCAGAATGCCTGTGTCTGCTTACAAAGTATTTAGATAGCAATCTTTAGCAGTAACCACTTTTTGTACTTGATGCTGTGCTTATTTCTGTTTGTCTGCTTTTTGAAAGGTCAAGTTTGGCATTTTATTCAGTGTGTGTTAATGACACCATCCCAGATATCAATAAAAGATTTCTAGCACCCTACACTGGACACGTTCTAATATGTTGTCACTATTCCCTCAGTCCCTGAACCTATAAATACTGGCACATACTTAATTTTGTGAATGTGAGAAGTCTAATTGTAGTTAGTGCGAAAAATCATAtaagtgtagggctggaagggatgttgagaggtcacctagtccagtcccttgtgctgagacaggaccaagtatacccaTATAGTAAAGTTAAacttgtgtaagtgtttgcaggatctggacaCTGAAGGGAGTCAACAGGATGCCAGCAGGCAATCTAAAGCTTTGCAAGGCTGCTCTGGGATAAGCCTAGCATGCCAGCGAATAAGATCTGTGGTTCATTCCTCTCCTGTGGGGACAGAAAGAGAGCGACTCTACAATGCTTTCAAAACCCACATGCTAGAAGTGGGATATTGAGGTATTTCTGAATTCTCCTTCATGGCAGCACCAGTACACTGGCCAGAATTAGATCTTTTAAGGTTACGCTTAATGTTACATAGAGAGTTACACGACCTGTTAAGCCAAATCGAAAGATTTGGAACTCTATACAAGGCTAAGGTAATACCTGATGGAGGAAGAAACTAGTTGCAACGTGACCATGCCAGCTGGTGGATAGAGAGGAATGAAGGGAGAGTTGGAGGGGCCAGTGCATTTGTACTCTCTATGGAATGTAGGGGTCAGGGGATATGCGCATACACCCTCTGCTGCTCAAACAAGGTCCAGGGCCATTTGTGTCCTCCCCCCGTGACTCTGGGAAGGTAACATCAGGAAGGAGACGCCTGCCTTACTAAGCCTCAGAGATGGCTCCAATAGTTACATCTGCAAATTAAGCATCTTAAGTTGTGTCTGAAACTTACCTACAATGTTTGGGTGCTGAAGGTTTTTCAGAATCTTGGCTTCTTCATTCAGTCTCTGTTGATATATATTTTGCTGCTTATTGTCacattttggattaattttcttcACAGCCCATGGGGAATGAGACAAGCCTTTAGGAGATCTGTATGGAAAAAATTCACTCTGTTAGAAAATGAAGCATCGTCCCATCCATATCTGACATCAGTGATGAAAGATCTATCATAGGCATCTATTCAGTGTTGGCCAAGAGTATCATTAACATAATGATGTACGTACAATTAATTTGTGGAATTAAACAGTAAACCTAAAACTATGAAACTAATTTTGCCAACTTAATAATAAATCGTACACTACACAGCACAGAGTTCAAATTTCTACTACAGTCATATATTATAGTCAACATCAGAGGAACTCCAGCCGTGTGGGGTAATCCCAGCAAAGTCTCCAAGAATTAATGAGCCACGAAGACTGAGCTAGTGGTGATGACTCCAGTTTAGGTTTAAAGCATACTGATAAGGCCATATGGAGCATCTTGCACTGCCACTGCCTGTGTTGTACACAAGCTGTGGATAGATTTCAGTTTCCAAGACAGTCAAGCCAGCATCTTTCTTCAGCACAgaagtctctttaaaaaaatctatcctAGTAGTATATGATCTAAAGTCCCAGGTAATGGCCACCCTATCCTGTTTATGTTCTTACACTTACCTTTTCATAAGGTAAACATTTACTCCCGTTCCATAACCAAGCTTCTGCATGAAAGGAGAGGCTGGAATTACCACAGAAGCTGAAGGTCCACATTGCCCATtgcctaaaaacaaaaaacaagaaaaaaatcattccatttctatagcaccttccatctgaagatctcaaagctcttgCTACAAGTATTTTTGACTACAACTGTACTTGGAGCTTTGTATGGAATAGAGGTTGATgagatttagtttttttttaaaaaaaagggcttAACAaacctccttttttttaaattagacttCAGGAAACCATCCAAATATGTATGCATCATACCGTCCTTGGTGTACACCTCAATGGAAATCTTTAATAAAACTTCACGTGAAGTTTAATTTTCCCAGTAATTTAAAGTCTGATCTcaaaacaaacttatttttctcTCACTTTCAAATCCACATTGTAATGACTGTGTTTATAAATCGTCATTCTAACAGGACATGATCAGCACTATCTTGTTTATTAGGCAACTACAACCACACCACCACTAGCTTTATATTGTGAAACACTGGGCCCAGACATAAGCTGACTAAAAAAACTTCAGTATTGATTATACTTCAATGGAAGTGTTTTAGGGGATAAAATTAACCCTATTCTACAATAGTTAACCAGAGGCCATATTTGAATACAACTTACCAGATTTCTTCCTATTAATTATTTTGTTAGGAGTCTTGAAGGCAGTTGCTGTTTCCATTGTGGATAATTGTCCTGAGCTTTATGACACAAGAGAGTTGCAATTTACATTAGATCTGCCTGCGATGTATTTCTCCAGTGCAGAACAACATCTATCTATCTCCTACCATACATTTAGGCAGAATCTATAATTCATACTAATTAGCACATTCTATAAATATGTGTTGTAGATTTTGTCCTGAACTTAACGGAAACCTGAACTGACACTGCAACCCGGGTCAGAGCTTTCTAGCTGCCATAacaagttgtttgcagtgttgtttcaGCCCTGcgggccccaggatattagagagacaaggtgggggaggtaatagcttttatcagaccagcttctgttggtgagagagacaagcttgagAGCTTCCATAGACAGAGCTCTCCCAGGCTCAGGTGGATCAGAGGgatgcaggactcctgggtcccctccCCGGCTCAggtggatgcgggggggggggggagagtgcacaggactcctgggtcccctccCCGGCTCAggtggatgcgggggggggggggaggaagagtgcacaggactcctgggtcccctccccggctctggtggatgcggggggggggggagagtgcacaggactcctgggtcccctccCCGGCTCAggtggatgcggggggggggggggaagagtgcacaggactcctgggtcccctccCCGGCTCAggtggatgcggggggggggggaagagtgcacaggactcctgggtcccctccCCGGCTCAggtggatgcggggggggggggaggaagagtgcacaggactcctgggtcccctccccggctgggggggcgggggtgggggcggaatCCCGGCCCGTTACCTGCCGCGGCTCCGTTCACTGGTCAACCGCTGCCATTTGAATCCGCGCGCGCTGCTcccagagccgccccccccccaagcgGCTACGGCGGCCGCGTGGCCCAAAcaggaggggcggggcggggcggggcgcggagCCCGAGGGGGCGGGTCCATTGGGGGTGGGCGGAGCCACggggcactggggagagggggatctCTCGGCCTTTACGGGGCTACTGGAAGGGGCGGGGACCCATccctccccggggggggggctgggagagcaggggcccaatccccggggggggctgggggcagcagggggcccaATccccggggggggctgggagagcaggggcccaatccccggggggggctgggggcagcagggggcccaatccccgggggggggctgggagagcaggggcccaatccccggggggggctgggggcagcagggggcccaatccccgggggggggctgggtgagcAGGGCTCCAATCCCGGGGGGGCggctggaggcagcagggggcccaatcccggggggggctgggagagcaggggtcCAATcctcggggggcgggggctgggagagcaggggtcCAAtcccggggggggctgggagagcaggggcccaatccctgggggggctgggggcagcagggggggtCCAATcctcggggggcgggggctgggagagcaggggcccaatccctgggggggctgggggcagcagggggggtCCAATcctcggggggcgggggctgggagagcaggggtcCATCCTTCCCTTTGGGGATGAGCAGGGGCCCAATCcccgggggggctggggagagcaggggtcCATCCTTCCCTTTGCGGGGAAGCAGGGGGCCCATCcccaggtggggagcaggggccaACCCCCTGGTGGggcctggggggagcaggggccaACCCCCTCTTCCCCAGGCTGTGACCTTTTTCTTCTTGGATGGCCCTTGGTTTCTGTATGGTGTTTATGGCGGGCTATCCCCTGATCTGAGTGACGCCTCCATGTTGggcacagccctggctggggccaggggtgcgATCCCTCTGCCTGAGTGTGCGGTGTCTGGCACGGGTGCCGGCAGCAACTGCTGGAGTTCAGCCTGCAGAGCAGTTTCCACGAGGACTCTTGTTCTCGCTTGGTCTCACCTTCCCCAGCCACTTCCTTGCGGGGGATGAGAGGCGGCCAGTTTTGTCGCAGCTCAGAAGGGACTTTTGGAGCTAGATCGGCAGAGCGGTTTTTAAGCGATATGCCAAGACCACGGAGAACTCACCCTTTGGAGCAGCTGTTTCAGAGTCCTCTTGGATTGCGAAATGGCAGATTTTCTGGCAATTCCTCTGCTGGATGCCAGTgaggcagtgtgacctagtggatagggAATGGGGCTGGCACCCATGAGAGCTCAGATCAGTTTCCAGCTCTGCGACTGGCTGTTGGGTGACTTGGGGCAAGTctcttccttccttgtgcctcagtttccccattgttaAATTGGGATAATGCTACTGACCtcgtttgtaaagcactttgagatctgtggaagaAAAGGTGCTATATAACAGCTAGGGATTATTATTTATCCTGTTTTAGCTCCCAGCTGAAGCCTGCTCAGTTGAGACATTCTCTCTGCCTGCCTCTTGCTCCCCATCACAAGGGAGAGCTTTAGCTGCACTGAGTGTGCTCCAGCTAGACACTCAGCCTGCTCCTGGAGGAGAAAATATTGTCCAGCCAGGCATCTTTTAACTGGACACTGGGAATAAGATTGTAGATCCATGTCTCCACCCCTGGCCACAAATTGAATTATGTTGTTTACCAATTATCCCAAGGTGAACAAAAGGTTGctgccaatctgagctgggggaaaattccttcctgactccacgGACCGGGAACAGCTAGACCCTGAGcctgtgagcaagaaccagccagctgaGCCCCTGAGCAAGAGAATGCTCCGTGCCACCTCacagccctggcccaccccagccAATGTCCCGTCCCCCAGCCAGGGAcatccctgatgcttcaaaggaaggagattaaaaatgCCTCCCTATACACACTGTGGGGAGAAATATCCCTTCTTGATCCCTGCCAGGGGGCAGCTGAAACCTTAAGCCATGTGCTTTAGGAACGTAAGACATAAACCGGACATGAATGTTAGTAATGTTAATATAACATTCAGGCCTGTGTATCTGCCTGAGATAGAAATTTCAGGGTTTGTTTGCCCGTTTGACTTATGGTATTCTTGTATACGTATGATATTCTTAtatcattcagaccctgcttacatgtgTGAAGAAAGAACAAAGACACCGTGTGTTGCTTCTGCCCAaccagatgggtttgttagtataatgaGAAAAGATAAGGAATAGAGCTAAAGCGTTGCTGGCTTTTGGTGGGAATTTAATATACGACTGCCTGGActcctatctcaaggcaaggtcaagcaacaagtcgggaggggcaaggggagatgggggaggcataagaaacactaaatAGCCAAAGAAAGGGTGACCCTGGTTGaaacacaacctcactccttacctcCTTATGGGGTGCACAAGAGGTGGTACCAAAGCCCCCAGACTCATGACCCTCCAAAATTGAACATGACCCTAAATTGTAAGGGGTGTTGCCAGGGGCGTGCACTGCAGGTATAGTTATGCCTACTaagaaagaggaggggaaatagGGACAGGAAAAAGCTCTACCAGTGTGCAAAGCTGTGGATATTGTgacagttcctgctctaccttggtgggtcttgcgcttattggtggatttgctcacctcggagcttcacggcagcccttagtttggccgttttcgtgaacccgcagtccaggtcaactcctcctgtgtctgaccaggagttgggaggtttggggggggaccccgggcccgccctctactccgggttccagcccagggccctgtggaatgcagctgtctagagagcctcctggaacagctctgcgacagctacaactccctgggctacttccccatggcctcctcccaacatcttctttatcctcaccataggaccttcctcctggtatctgataacgcttgtactcctcagtcctccaacaatccacgttctcactctcagctccttgtgcctcttgctcccagtttctcacatgcacaccacaaactgaagtgagctcctttttaaacccaggtgtcctgattagcctgccttctattactctcctatagccatctggcccgaccctgtcataATATGCTTGATTAATccaataaacatcgcattgcctgcacttcggactctggttttctgctttctgtctctGTGACAAGGACCAAGGGAAGGCTGTGGGGGAAGCTCTAACAGTGAACCTCATGGCTGTTGAGCCCTGTCCGCCCCCCATCACAAGCAGTCCCATCAGACATTTGCACTCAACATGTatccagctctctcttaaaactgAGTTATTTGCCCCTCCACTCCTATTTGGAGACTGTGCCAGAACCCCACCTTTCTGATGAgtagaaaccttcctctaaatTCCATCCTGAATTTGTTCCTGGCCagtttatttccatttatttttgtgcCAACAGTTTACATAGCTCTTCACCCTCTGTGGTATTGACCCTCCCCCAGTGTATTTATAGAGACCAATCATCCccactcagccttctttttgccaggccaaacaagccaagctttcACTGTTTTCTCATAAGATAGGCTGGCCATTCccttgatcatcctagtagctcttctctgcacctgctgcagtttaaattaatctttcttaaccATGGGTGTTTAGGATTGTACAGTGTTCCAAATGAGTCCTTCCCAACACCTTGTGCAATGGCATTCATatttctctactggaaatgcctggCTGAATTCATCCTAGGATTGcatgcctttttcacagccgcatCACCTTGGTGGtgcatagtcatcctgtgatcgaagcacacacccaggtctctttcctcctcttttgCTTCCATGTGATGAGTCCCCAGCTTGTTGCACAAATTCTCTTTTTCTCACTTCCTATCTTCTGTTCTATGTTCTAGGTTCTTAGACCAtgcttatcactgtagtatcagTGCACCTGCTTTTCACCCACTGCCATCTGCATAAGGACACTACACTTCCTCCTCCCGCTTATTGCCATGTGTTTCCTTCA is from Dermochelys coriacea isolate rDerCor1 chromosome 3, rDerCor1.pri.v4, whole genome shotgun sequence and encodes:
- the PBK gene encoding lymphokine-activated killer T-cell-originated protein kinase, encoding METATAFKTPNKIINRKKSGNGQCGPSASVVIPASPFMQKLGYGTGVNVYLMKRSPKGLSHSPWAVKKINPKCDNKQQNIYQQRLNEEAKILKNLQHPNIVGYRAFTQANDGSMCLAMEYGGEKSLNDLIEERNTKHQGPFPAATILKVALNMARGLKYLHNDKKLLHGDIKSSNVVIKGDFESIKICDVGVSLPLDENMTVSDPGVLYIGTEPWKPKEALEDGGVITDKADIFAFGLTLWEMMTLSIPHLNLPDEDDDDDEETTFDEDDFDDEAYYAALGTRPPLNMEELDQSYQKVIEMFSICTCEEPKQRPSAAHIVAVLEEDMHHQ